The following are from one region of the Stenotrophomonas lactitubi genome:
- a CDS encoding cupin domain-containing protein, whose translation MRSLRSLALLALMPLTSNAATPSPSAPEPIVREVMTRPLPEQPGKEALILTVQYPPGGADPVHRHDAHGFVYVLQGRIVMGVAGGREVTLGPGEAFHEGPADLHTVGRNASQTEPATFVVFLIKDIGKPAVLPSH comes from the coding sequence ATGCGTTCACTCCGTTCCCTCGCCCTGCTGGCCCTGATGCCGCTGACCAGCAATGCCGCCACACCCTCGCCGAGCGCCCCCGAGCCCATCGTGCGCGAGGTCATGACCCGTCCATTGCCGGAACAGCCGGGCAAGGAAGCACTGATCCTGACGGTGCAGTACCCACCCGGCGGCGCCGATCCCGTGCACCGGCACGATGCCCACGGCTTCGTCTATGTGCTGCAAGGCCGCATCGTGATGGGCGTGGCCGGCGGACGCGAGGTTACCCTCGGCCCCGGCGAAGCCTTCCATGAAGGTCCCGCCGATCTGCACACCGTGGGCCGCAATGCCAGCCAGACCGAACCTGCCACGTTCGTCGTGTTCCTGATCAAGGACATCGGCAAGCCGGCGGTGCTGCCGTCACACTGA
- a CDS encoding RNA polymerase sigma-70 factor, with amino-acid sequence MDDPTALFTRLRPRLFGVAYRMLGSSHEAEDVVQDVWLRWHGANQQDIENAEAWLVATTTRRAIDGLRLARRTREHYVGMWLPEPLLTEDTGTPEYMLETASDLSVAFLNVLERLAPDARAAFLLHDVFDQDYDVVARTLDKTEAACRQIVHRARLQLRQDRPRYNVPQDVHQKLMRRFAEAIANGDFRTMKALMAESAVLIGDGGGIVTSFPKPMVGGARIAQLLYAPHLRRKDQLRMVPSVINGRLGLLRYFDGVLESAMAFDTNGEQIVQILVQRNPNKLQSLKQPASIQ; translated from the coding sequence ATGGACGACCCCACTGCACTGTTCACCCGCCTACGCCCGCGCCTGTTCGGCGTGGCCTACCGCATGCTCGGCTCCTCGCATGAGGCCGAGGATGTGGTGCAGGACGTGTGGCTGCGCTGGCATGGCGCCAACCAGCAGGACATCGAGAACGCCGAAGCCTGGCTGGTGGCTACCACCACCCGCCGCGCCATCGATGGCCTGCGCCTGGCCCGGCGCACCCGCGAGCACTATGTCGGCATGTGGCTGCCCGAGCCGTTGCTCACTGAAGACACCGGCACACCCGAGTACATGCTGGAAACGGCCAGCGACCTGTCGGTGGCCTTCCTCAATGTGCTGGAGCGGCTGGCGCCGGATGCACGTGCCGCGTTCCTGCTGCACGATGTGTTCGACCAGGATTACGACGTGGTGGCACGCACGCTGGACAAGACCGAAGCCGCCTGCCGGCAGATCGTGCACCGCGCACGCCTGCAGCTGCGGCAGGACCGCCCGCGTTACAACGTGCCGCAGGACGTGCACCAGAAACTGATGCGGCGTTTCGCCGAGGCCATCGCCAATGGCGACTTCAGGACGATGAAAGCCCTGATGGCCGAATCGGCAGTGCTGATCGGCGATGGCGGCGGCATCGTCACCAGCTTCCCGAAACCAATGGTCGGCGGCGCACGCATCGCGCAGCTGCTGTATGCCCCGCACCTGCGTCGCAAGGACCAACTGCGGATGGTCCCGAGCGTGATCAATGGACGACTCGGGCTGCTGCGTTACTTCGATGGCGTGCTGGAATCGGCAATGGCCTTCGATACCAACGGCGAGCAGATCGTGCAGATTCTGGTGCAGCGCAACCCGAACAAGCTGCAGAGCCTGAAACAGCCAGCCTCGATCCAGTAG
- a CDS encoding alpha/beta fold hydrolase, whose protein sequence is MNTVSRTLTATALALSMQVGLSAQAAEPAYPSATSGVTRTASIITTADGVQLYYKDWGPKNGPVVTFSHGWPLDSDSWESQMMFLADHGYRVVAHDRRGHGRSSQPWDGNDMDHYADDLATVINTLDLKDVTLVGFSTGGGEVARYIGRHGTGRVKKAVLISSVPPFMLKTADNPGGVPIEVFDGIRKAQRENRSQLYRDIPSGPFYGFNRPGAKVNQAMVDAWWAQGMLGGQKNTYDSIAAFSATDFRGDLEKFDVPTLVIHGDDDQIVPIDVAGRMSAKLIKGARLIVYPGAPHGLTETHKDKVNQDLLAFLQQK, encoded by the coding sequence ATGAACACCGTTTCCCGCACGCTCACCGCAACTGCCCTGGCCCTGTCGATGCAGGTGGGCCTGTCCGCCCAGGCTGCAGAGCCGGCTTACCCGTCCGCAACCAGCGGCGTCACGCGCACCGCCAGCATCATCACCACCGCCGATGGCGTGCAGCTGTACTACAAGGACTGGGGGCCGAAGAACGGGCCGGTGGTGACCTTCAGCCACGGCTGGCCGCTGGATTCGGACAGCTGGGAATCGCAGATGATGTTCCTGGCCGACCACGGTTACCGCGTGGTCGCCCACGACCGCCGCGGCCACGGTCGTTCCAGCCAGCCGTGGGACGGCAATGACATGGATCACTATGCCGATGATCTGGCCACGGTGATCAACACGCTGGATCTGAAGGACGTCACGCTGGTGGGTTTCTCCACCGGCGGTGGCGAAGTGGCGCGTTACATCGGCCGCCATGGCACAGGCCGGGTGAAGAAGGCCGTGCTGATCAGTTCGGTGCCGCCGTTCATGCTGAAGACCGCAGACAACCCCGGTGGCGTTCCGATCGAAGTGTTCGACGGTATCCGCAAGGCACAGCGGGAGAACCGTTCGCAGCTGTACAGGGACATTCCATCTGGTCCGTTCTATGGATTCAACCGGCCGGGTGCAAAGGTCAACCAGGCGATGGTCGATGCGTGGTGGGCGCAGGGCATGCTTGGTGGCCAGAAGAACACCTACGACTCGATCGCGGCGTTCTCGGCGACCGACTTCCGCGGTGACCTGGAAAAGTTCGATGTGCCGACCCTGGTCATCCACGGAGACGACGATCAGATCGTGCCGATCGACGTGGCTGGTCGGATGTCGGCCAAGCTGATCAAAGGTGCCAGGCTGATCGTCTACCCGGGTGCGCCGCATGGCCTGACCGAGACCCACAAGGACAAGGTCAACCAGGACCTGCTGGCGTTCCTGCAGCAGAAGTAA
- a CDS encoding MBL fold metallo-hydrolase, whose amino-acid sequence MFSLENTTTHAAPALDELVPSRYALKVGDIDVLVVSDGVLPLPTQMLGHNVQASERAEWFDEMYLPQDAFDWALNVMVVHSGERTILIDAGLGMDPDLQLPRAGQLIRRLGAAGIDLGEITDVVITHMHMDHIGGLLVDGVKAQLRPDLKIHVAASEVAFWKSPDFTRTNMPHGFPDALRATATHFWAEYGSFVHTFEDEQEIAPGVVARRTGGHTPGHCVVRVASGGQALTFAGDAVFAVGFDQPNWHNGFEHDPEEAARVRIELLDALAGTGEMLVATHLPFPSVGRVSREGQAFRWVPVFWDF is encoded by the coding sequence ATGTTCAGCCTGGAAAACACCACTACCCACGCCGCACCCGCACTCGACGAGCTTGTTCCCTCGCGCTATGCACTGAAAGTCGGTGACATCGACGTGCTCGTGGTCAGCGACGGCGTGCTGCCGTTGCCGACGCAGATGCTCGGCCATAACGTGCAGGCATCCGAGCGTGCCGAATGGTTCGACGAGATGTACCTGCCACAGGATGCTTTCGACTGGGCGTTGAACGTGATGGTGGTGCACAGCGGTGAGCGCACCATCCTGATCGATGCCGGCCTGGGCATGGACCCGGACCTGCAGCTGCCGCGCGCTGGCCAGTTGATCCGTCGCCTCGGCGCCGCCGGCATCGACCTGGGCGAGATCACCGATGTGGTGATCACCCACATGCACATGGATCACATCGGCGGCCTGCTGGTGGACGGTGTGAAAGCGCAGCTGCGGCCGGACCTGAAGATCCACGTCGCGGCATCGGAAGTGGCGTTCTGGAAATCGCCCGACTTCACCCGCACCAACATGCCGCACGGGTTCCCGGACGCGCTGCGGGCGACCGCCACGCATTTCTGGGCCGAGTACGGCAGCTTCGTGCATACCTTCGAGGATGAGCAGGAGATCGCACCGGGTGTAGTCGCGCGCCGCACTGGTGGCCACACGCCGGGCCACTGCGTGGTACGCGTTGCGTCGGGTGGCCAAGCGCTGACCTTTGCGGGTGATGCGGTGTTCGCGGTCGGTTTCGATCAACCGAACTGGCACAACGGCTTCGAGCACGACCCGGAAGAAGCGGCGCGCGTGCGCATCGAACTGCTCGACGCGCTGGCCGGTACCGGCGAGATGCTGGTGGCCACGCACCTGCCGTTCCCGTCGGTGGGTCGCGTGTCGCGCGAGGGTCAGGCGTTCCGCTGGGTGCCGGTGTTCTGGGATTTTTGA